In Tsuneonella amylolytica, one genomic interval encodes:
- a CDS encoding DUF3297 family protein, with translation MSDDKPQTPPDRLSVNPRSEHFEQSALERGIGIRFKDRVRTDVEEYSISEGWIRVQAGKTVDRKGQPLTLKLNGPVEAWFEDLGDDAPVAKKG, from the coding sequence ATGAGCGACGACAAGCCCCAAACCCCGCCCGACCGCCTTTCGGTCAATCCGCGCAGCGAACATTTCGAGCAATCTGCACTCGAACGCGGCATTGGCATCCGGTTCAAGGACCGTGTGCGGACCGACGTCGAGGAGTACTCGATCTCGGAAGGCTGGATTCGCGTGCAGGCGGGCAAGACCGTCGATCGCAAGGGACAGCCGCTGACGCTCAAGCTCAACGGCCCGGTCGAAGCCTGGTTCGAGGATCTGGGCGACGACGCACCCGTCGCGAAGAAGGGCTGA
- the tig gene encoding trigger factor, translating into MKIEETTNEGLRRGYSITIPAKDIDAAIESEVKKIAPQVRMPGFRPGKVPANLVKKMHGEALHAQVVNDQIQGAVDGLMRDKKLRPAMQPNVQFGDGYEQGKDATLTVDLEVLPEIEAPSTDGIKLEKLTVPVTDAEVDEAVQNIAGQQKSWKDAPKTKKAGDGNQVIIDFTGSIDGVEFEGGKAEEAPLVIGAGRFIPGFEEQLAGVKAGDDKTITVTFPEDYPAKELAGKDAQFAIHVHKVQVEDETAIDEDFAKNLGLESLDQLRGLLKGQLEQELGGLTRTAMKRQLLDALASGHDFAVPQGMVDAEFEQIWQQLQQEAANDADPEGAMKEIESEKDDYRSIAERRVRLGLLLSEIGQANGVQVTQQEMSMLIQQAAQQYRPEDRDRFMELIRTNDMAAAQLRAPLYEDKVVDFLFDKAEVTEREVTRDELQAAIEAEENAEAKPAKKAPAKKSAKKGAAPDADDTATGDTATGDTAEQTAADEPAKKAPAKKAAPKKAAAKKDATEEPAADKAEAKKPAAKKAPAKKAAKK; encoded by the coding sequence ATGAAGATCGAAGAGACCACCAACGAGGGCCTGCGCCGCGGCTATTCCATCACGATCCCGGCGAAGGACATCGACGCGGCCATCGAATCGGAGGTGAAGAAGATCGCCCCGCAGGTGCGCATGCCCGGCTTCCGCCCCGGGAAGGTACCCGCCAACCTGGTCAAGAAGATGCACGGCGAGGCGCTGCACGCGCAAGTCGTCAACGACCAGATCCAGGGCGCGGTCGACGGCCTGATGCGCGACAAGAAGCTGCGCCCCGCCATGCAGCCCAACGTGCAGTTCGGTGACGGCTACGAGCAGGGCAAGGACGCCACGCTGACCGTCGATCTCGAAGTGCTGCCCGAGATCGAGGCGCCCTCGACCGACGGGATCAAGCTGGAGAAGCTGACCGTGCCCGTCACCGACGCCGAGGTCGACGAGGCGGTGCAGAACATCGCAGGCCAGCAGAAGAGCTGGAAGGACGCCCCCAAGACCAAGAAGGCAGGCGACGGCAACCAGGTCATCATCGATTTCACCGGCTCGATCGACGGCGTCGAATTCGAAGGCGGCAAGGCCGAGGAAGCGCCGCTGGTCATCGGTGCCGGTCGCTTCATCCCCGGTTTCGAGGAACAGCTCGCCGGCGTGAAGGCGGGCGACGACAAGACGATCACCGTGACTTTCCCCGAGGATTACCCGGCCAAGGAACTCGCCGGCAAGGACGCGCAGTTCGCGATCCACGTGCACAAGGTGCAGGTGGAAGACGAGACCGCGATCGACGAGGATTTTGCGAAGAACCTCGGCCTCGAGAGCCTCGATCAGCTGCGCGGCCTGTTGAAGGGCCAGCTCGAGCAGGAGTTGGGCGGCCTCACCCGCACCGCGATGAAGCGCCAGTTGCTCGATGCGCTCGCCTCGGGCCACGATTTCGCCGTGCCGCAGGGAATGGTCGATGCCGAGTTCGAGCAGATCTGGCAGCAGCTCCAGCAGGAAGCCGCGAACGATGCCGATCCCGAAGGCGCGATGAAGGAAATCGAGAGCGAGAAGGACGACTATCGCTCGATCGCCGAGCGCCGCGTGCGTCTCGGACTGCTGCTGTCGGAGATCGGCCAGGCCAACGGCGTGCAGGTCACCCAGCAGGAAATGAGCATGCTCATCCAGCAGGCTGCCCAGCAGTATCGCCCGGAAGACCGCGACCGGTTCATGGAGCTGATCCGCACCAACGACATGGCCGCCGCGCAGCTGCGTGCCCCTCTCTACGAGGACAAGGTCGTCGATTTCCTGTTCGACAAGGCCGAAGTGACCGAGCGGGAAGTGACCCGCGACGAACTGCAGGCCGCGATCGAGGCGGAAGAGAACGCCGAAGCCAAGCCCGCGAAAAAAGCTCCGGCCAAAAAGTCCGCCAAGAAGGGCGCCGCGCCCGATGCTGACGATACGGCCACCGGCGATACGGCCACCGGCGATACGGCTGAGCAAACCGCGGCGGACGAGCCGGCCAAGAAGGCGCCCGCCAAGAAGGCGGCTCCGAAGAAGGCTGCCGCGAAGAAGGACGCGACCGAAGAGCCTGCCGCCGACAAGGCCGAGGCGAAGAAGCCTGCGGCCAAGAAGGCTCCGGCCAAGAAGGCCGCCAAGAAGTAA
- a CDS encoding CHAP domain-containing protein, with protein MREGFITIAAACALACPGAALAAASEQFSFGDTAENRAELPPYLQCVPYARERSGVQIYGDAHTWWDQAAGRYARGNRPKAGAVMAFRSSGSMVLGHVAAVSRVVDSRTVLLDHANWSPINGRRGQIERGVRAIDVSPANDWSQVRVWYAPIGDLGTTVWPVAGFIYNDRARGGEVGGELGGARVLAAARYAPPPISAKPSKAFANAFAGLGEAPSARSVPSSASRLARVSAQRVAARIPAAPPRDPLDAAIARYNP; from the coding sequence ATGAGGGAAGGGTTCATCACCATCGCGGCAGCGTGTGCGCTCGCCTGTCCGGGGGCCGCGCTGGCGGCCGCATCCGAACAGTTCTCGTTTGGCGATACGGCGGAGAACCGGGCCGAACTGCCGCCTTACCTCCAGTGCGTGCCCTATGCGCGCGAGCGATCGGGCGTGCAGATCTACGGCGATGCCCATACGTGGTGGGATCAGGCGGCGGGCCGGTATGCCCGCGGCAACCGTCCGAAGGCGGGGGCGGTGATGGCGTTCCGGTCCAGTGGCAGCATGGTCCTCGGCCATGTCGCCGCGGTCTCGCGGGTCGTCGATTCGCGTACCGTCCTGCTAGATCATGCGAATTGGAGCCCGATCAACGGGCGCCGCGGGCAGATCGAGCGCGGCGTGCGGGCGATAGACGTCTCGCCGGCCAACGACTGGAGCCAGGTTCGCGTGTGGTACGCGCCCATCGGCGATCTGGGGACGACGGTCTGGCCCGTCGCGGGCTTCATCTACAACGATCGTGCCAGGGGTGGAGAAGTGGGCGGCGAACTGGGCGGCGCGCGGGTTCTTGCCGCGGCACGCTACGCCCCGCCGCCGATCAGCGCAAAACCATCGAAGGCCTTCGCAAACGCCTTCGCCGGATTGGGCGAAGCGCCAAGCGCGCGTTCGGTACCGAGCTCAGCATCGCGACTTGCCAGGGTGTCAGCGCAAAGGGTTGCTGCTCGCATACCTGCGGCACCGCCGCGCGATCCGCTCGATGCGGCAATCGCGCGCTACAATCCCTGA